Proteins from a genomic interval of Oceanispirochaeta crateris:
- the nifJ gene encoding pyruvate:ferredoxin (flavodoxin) oxidoreductase has translation MSNKKKMVTIDGNAAAAHVAYAFSEVAAIFPITPSSPMGEYSDSWASQGRENVFGKKVDVLEMQSEAGAAGAVHGSLSAGALTTTFTASQGLLLMIPNMHKIAGEMIPTVFHVSARSLAAQSLSIFGDHADVMSCLNTGFAMTAASSIQETMDMAVVAHLATLKTEVPFLSFFDGFRTSHEIQKVEEISYDTIKEMIEPKYIERFRARGMRPEKPVVKVAAQNPDVYFQGRETTNNIYDSIPGVVQEYMDLLAKHVGRQYHLFDYVGAPDAEKVIIIMGSGCDTAEQTVKYLNAKGEKVGVIKVRLYRPFSASAFIDALPASCKKIAVMDRTKEPGSLGEPLYKDVVTVLKDKDIEIIGGRYGLSSKEFNPSHVKAIFDHLDGKAFHGFTVGITDDVSHKSIEVKEFIDVAPSDIFSGMFWGLGSDGTVGANKNSIKIIGDNTDMNAQAYFAYDSKKSGGVTTSHLRFGKSSVNMPWLNDAADFVACSNPAYLGRYDMLGPIKENGVFLLNTELPADEIFNSLTEKEQKIIIDRKVRFYAMNALKISEEVGLGNRTNTVLQAAFFKISGVLPEAQAIELMKTAIKKTFSRKGEDIVKMNWNAVDKAGEALIEVKVPATITKSYEPPRLIAEDSDDFTKNIIEKIMHQKGDDIPVSHMSFDGVLPTGTTKLEKRGVAPRVPHWESEVCIQCNQCVQSCPHAAIRAKQIKPEDLSGAPETFNSVKYKASKTMELQYKIQVYTDDCQGCGVCIETCPAKGKALVWSTLDKERAIGEEENEKFFEPLPYGALDGSSETNVKGMQFRRPLFEFSGACAGCGETPYVKLVTQICGGNMLAANATGCSSIYGGTFPTIPYCKNEAGRGPAWGNSLFEDNAEYGFGMRLGVDSNRTLLKRKVNDLLAAGTTPELTSALKASLALWDEKTQEAIDAQDAVKAALPADAAGDETMAKIIELQDYFVDKSVWIIGGDGWAYDIGFGGVDHVMAAGKNVNILVVDTEVYSNTGGQASKATPIGAVAKFANAGMRLGKKNLNIMAMSYGYVYVASIALGANRAHAQKAIMEAEAFDGPSIIFAYAPCIAHGIDMSKTQLEEKRAVECGYWPLYRYNPAMEEGKKFSWDCKEPTESYQDFIRSERRYTALLKTAPDEAEALFAEAEADAKHRWDFFKKMGEIM, from the coding sequence ATGTCAAACAAGAAAAAAATGGTCACCATTGACGGGAATGCGGCTGCAGCACATGTAGCCTACGCCTTCAGTGAAGTTGCCGCTATTTTCCCTATCACACCTTCTTCTCCCATGGGTGAGTATTCTGATTCCTGGGCCAGCCAGGGCAGAGAAAATGTCTTCGGCAAAAAAGTCGATGTCTTGGAAATGCAGTCTGAAGCCGGTGCTGCCGGTGCCGTTCACGGATCTCTTTCTGCAGGTGCATTAACCACCACCTTTACAGCATCACAGGGTCTTCTTCTGATGATCCCCAACATGCATAAGATTGCCGGTGAAATGATCCCGACTGTTTTCCATGTTTCCGCCAGATCACTGGCCGCACAGTCTCTCTCCATTTTCGGAGACCATGCAGACGTTATGTCCTGTCTCAACACAGGTTTTGCCATGACTGCTGCTTCATCTATTCAGGAAACTATGGACATGGCTGTTGTAGCACACCTTGCAACACTTAAAACAGAAGTCCCTTTCCTGAGCTTCTTCGACGGTTTCAGAACTTCACATGAAATTCAGAAAGTTGAAGAAATTTCTTACGATACGATCAAAGAAATGATCGAACCCAAATATATTGAAAGATTCCGGGCCAGAGGGATGAGACCTGAAAAACCCGTTGTAAAAGTGGCTGCTCAAAACCCCGATGTATACTTCCAGGGTCGAGAAACAACCAATAATATCTATGATTCAATTCCTGGTGTTGTTCAGGAATACATGGACCTCCTGGCAAAACATGTTGGCCGTCAGTACCACCTGTTTGATTATGTTGGTGCTCCCGATGCCGAAAAAGTCATCATCATCATGGGATCTGGTTGTGATACTGCAGAACAGACTGTAAAATACCTCAACGCCAAGGGTGAAAAAGTCGGAGTTATCAAGGTCAGACTGTACAGACCTTTCTCTGCCAGTGCATTTATCGATGCTCTTCCAGCCAGCTGTAAGAAAATTGCTGTCATGGACAGAACAAAAGAACCCGGATCACTGGGTGAGCCTTTGTACAAAGATGTTGTCACTGTACTGAAAGACAAAGATATCGAAATCATCGGTGGACGCTACGGTCTGTCCTCCAAAGAGTTCAACCCTTCTCATGTAAAAGCCATCTTCGATCACCTTGATGGTAAAGCCTTCCACGGATTCACCGTAGGTATCACCGACGATGTTTCCCACAAGTCAATTGAAGTCAAAGAATTTATTGATGTTGCTCCTTCAGATATCTTCAGCGGTATGTTCTGGGGTCTTGGTTCTGATGGTACAGTTGGTGCCAATAAGAACTCCATCAAAATCATTGGTGACAACACCGACATGAATGCCCAGGCTTACTTTGCCTATGACTCAAAGAAATCAGGTGGTGTTACAACTTCTCACCTGAGATTCGGTAAGTCTTCTGTAAATATGCCCTGGTTAAATGATGCTGCAGACTTTGTTGCATGTTCCAATCCTGCCTACCTGGGTCGCTACGACATGCTGGGTCCCATCAAGGAAAATGGAGTATTCCTGCTGAACACCGAACTTCCTGCTGATGAGATTTTCAACAGTTTGACTGAGAAAGAACAGAAGATTATCATCGATAGAAAAGTTCGTTTCTATGCTATGAATGCTTTGAAGATTTCTGAGGAAGTAGGACTTGGTAACAGAACAAACACAGTTCTCCAGGCAGCCTTCTTTAAGATTTCAGGTGTTCTTCCTGAAGCTCAGGCAATCGAGCTGATGAAAACTGCCATTAAAAAGACCTTCAGCAGAAAGGGTGAAGATATTGTTAAGATGAACTGGAACGCAGTAGACAAAGCCGGAGAGGCTCTGATCGAAGTAAAAGTACCAGCAACCATCACAAAATCATATGAACCACCTAGACTGATTGCAGAAGATTCTGATGATTTCACAAAGAATATCATTGAAAAAATTATGCATCAGAAAGGTGATGACATCCCCGTTTCTCACATGAGCTTCGACGGTGTTCTCCCCACAGGTACCACTAAGCTTGAAAAACGTGGTGTTGCTCCTAGAGTTCCCCACTGGGAATCAGAAGTTTGTATCCAGTGTAATCAGTGTGTTCAGTCCTGTCCTCACGCAGCAATCCGTGCTAAGCAGATTAAACCTGAAGACCTGAGCGGTGCACCCGAAACTTTTAACTCTGTAAAATACAAAGCCTCCAAGACCATGGAACTGCAGTACAAGATTCAGGTTTACACCGATGACTGTCAGGGATGCGGTGTTTGTATTGAAACCTGCCCCGCCAAGGGAAAAGCCCTTGTATGGTCTACTCTGGATAAAGAAAGAGCCATTGGTGAAGAAGAAAACGAAAAATTCTTTGAACCCCTCCCTTACGGAGCTCTCGATGGATCATCCGAAACCAATGTTAAGGGTATGCAGTTCCGCAGACCTTTGTTTGAGTTCTCCGGAGCTTGTGCAGGTTGTGGTGAAACACCCTATGTCAAACTGGTAACTCAGATTTGTGGTGGAAACATGCTGGCTGCGAATGCAACAGGTTGTTCTTCCATTTACGGTGGTACATTCCCCACAATCCCCTATTGTAAAAATGAAGCAGGAAGAGGACCCGCCTGGGGTAACTCTCTTTTTGAAGACAACGCAGAATATGGTTTCGGTATGAGACTAGGTGTTGATTCAAACAGAACTCTTTTGAAAAGAAAAGTAAATGATCTGCTGGCAGCAGGAACTACTCCTGAACTGACTTCAGCATTGAAAGCGTCTCTTGCTCTATGGGATGAAAAAACACAGGAAGCCATTGATGCACAGGATGCTGTTAAAGCAGCTCTGCCTGCGGATGCGGCCGGCGATGAGACCATGGCTAAAATCATTGAACTTCAGGACTACTTTGTAGATAAATCTGTATGGATCATTGGTGGTGACGGTTGGGCTTACGACATCGGATTCGGTGGAGTTGACCATGTAATGGCTGCTGGTAAAAATGTAAACATCCTTGTTGTTGATACTGAAGTATATTCCAATACTGGTGGACAGGCTTCTAAAGCAACACCGATTGGTGCAGTTGCCAAATTTGCCAACGCTGGTATGAGACTGGGTAAAAAGAACTTGAATATCATGGCCATGAGTTATGGATATGTGTATGTAGCATCCATTGCCCTGGGAGCCAACAGAGCACATGCTCAGAAAGCTATCATGGAAGCAGAAGCATTTGATGGTCCTTCTATCATTTTTGCTTATGCACCCTGTATTGCCCACGGCATCGACATGTCTAAGACACAGCTTGAAGAGAAAAGAGCTGTAGAATGTGGTTACTGGCCACTGTATCGCTATAACCCTGCCATGGAAGAAGGAAAGAAGTTTTCCTGGGACTGTAAAGAACCCACAGAAAGCTATCAGGACTTTATCCGCAGTGAAAGAAGATATACCGCTCTGCTCAAAACTGCGCCAGATGAAGCTGAAGCACTATTTGCCGAAGCAGAAGCTGATGCTAAACACAGATGGGATTTCTTCAAGAAGATGGGAGAAATTATGTAA
- the epsC gene encoding serine O-acetyltransferase EpsC: MIKEIDQITQDIIKTFKVKEGINHLSGPNLPSRQSIINIITTLESIIFPGFQENEILEEEFLSYNIGEKLLRSCQSLMAEISKSIRYRNQENSNEQSQNDEEASQLTFDFLKTLTTIRDMALKDVNAALKGDPAARSREEVILSYPGLEAITVHRMAHELYKMNIPLIPRMMNEHLHRKTGIDIHPGAQIGESFFIDHGTGVVIGETTVIGCNVKVYQGVTLGALSVKKEEANIKRHPTIEDNVTIYSGATILGGTTSIGQNTVIGGNVWITSSIPKDSLVYNRPAEYILKNRYGQQ, encoded by the coding sequence ATGATAAAAGAGATAGACCAAATCACACAGGATATTATCAAGACATTCAAAGTCAAAGAGGGTATCAATCACCTCAGTGGACCCAACCTCCCTTCCCGCCAGAGCATCATCAATATCATCACAACCCTTGAATCCATAATTTTCCCTGGGTTTCAGGAGAATGAAATACTGGAAGAGGAATTCCTTTCCTACAATATTGGAGAGAAACTCCTTAGATCCTGTCAGAGCCTCATGGCAGAAATCAGCAAGAGCATACGCTACCGGAACCAGGAGAACTCAAATGAACAGTCGCAAAATGATGAGGAAGCCTCACAACTGACATTTGACTTCCTAAAAACTCTCACCACAATTCGCGACATGGCGCTGAAGGATGTGAATGCAGCTCTCAAGGGCGATCCTGCAGCCAGAAGCAGAGAGGAGGTCATCCTGTCCTATCCGGGTCTGGAAGCCATTACAGTTCACAGGATGGCCCATGAACTTTATAAGATGAACATCCCTCTCATTCCGAGAATGATGAATGAACACCTACACCGCAAAACAGGAATAGACATTCATCCCGGAGCCCAGATAGGTGAGTCTTTTTTTATCGACCATGGCACAGGCGTTGTCATTGGAGAAACGACAGTCATAGGATGTAACGTCAAGGTCTATCAGGGGGTGACCCTGGGGGCTCTCAGTGTGAAAAAAGAGGAAGCCAACATTAAAAGACATCCCACCATCGAAGACAATGTCACCATATACTCAGGCGCAACCATACTGGGGGGTACAACAAGCATTGGACAAAATACGGTTATAGGAGGGAATGTCTGGATCACCTCGTCCATTCCCAAGGACAGCCTTGTGTACAACCGGCCCGCAGAGTATATCCTGAAGAACAGATACGGCCAGCAATAA
- a CDS encoding patatin-like phospholipase family protein, with product MKWSLVLSGGGALGMAHLGVLKVLDGEGYIPDLIAGTSMGAIIGALWANGSSVSEMEDIAQEINIMDFQEGMTFRIPFNNPVTRFLQAEEALGILVKEKGINNGLKIRSFLDEIFKGNTFQDTKIPFYCNAVDLLKGNEIVIHDGLLSDGTYASMAYPGFFSPMERPDSLLCDGSVINNYPVWIAREFGPSRVLGIDVGAYKTASRSELNNALAILFRSYLTSCQTQKRTGKDRANLTLHIKSDRSSFNFENIEACIRRGEEAAMARLKDIKKALTWPLPGKRILEA from the coding sequence ATGAAATGGTCGCTGGTCTTATCCGGTGGCGGAGCTTTGGGAATGGCACATTTGGGTGTTCTCAAAGTTCTGGACGGAGAGGGTTATATTCCTGATCTTATTGCAGGAACATCCATGGGTGCTATCATAGGGGCCCTCTGGGCTAATGGCAGCAGCGTGAGTGAAATGGAGGACATCGCCCAGGAGATCAATATCATGGATTTTCAGGAGGGAATGACCTTCAGGATTCCTTTCAACAATCCCGTAACCCGATTCCTTCAGGCCGAAGAGGCCCTGGGTATCCTTGTGAAAGAAAAGGGTATTAACAATGGTTTAAAAATCAGGTCATTTTTAGACGAGATATTCAAGGGGAATACGTTTCAGGACACCAAAATTCCCTTTTACTGCAATGCAGTAGATTTGTTGAAAGGCAATGAAATTGTTATTCACGATGGCCTGTTGTCCGATGGAACTTATGCGTCCATGGCTTACCCAGGATTTTTTTCCCCTATGGAGAGGCCCGATTCGCTGTTGTGTGATGGATCTGTGATCAATAACTACCCCGTCTGGATTGCCAGAGAATTTGGTCCCTCCCGGGTTTTGGGCATTGATGTGGGAGCCTATAAAACAGCATCAAGGAGCGAACTGAATAATGCGCTGGCCATCTTGTTTAGAAGTTACCTGACATCCTGCCAGACTCAGAAGAGAACGGGTAAAGACAGGGCAAACTTGACCTTGCATATAAAATCGGATCGTTCCAGCTTTAATTTTGAAAATATTGAGGCTTGTATTCGCCGGGGAGAGGAAGCAGCGATGGCCAGACTCAAAGACATAAAGAAAGCCCTGACATGGCCTCTACCGGGGAAAAGGATACTTGAAGCATGA
- a CDS encoding KamA family radical SAM protein, giving the protein MDETHNKSGEALPHNISLQRDEQGWFEAEGDKLAYQGNPYYLNLALQHDGIRRQLIPTKQEMMFLDTESSDPLSEGIHSPVPRMIHRYGNRVAVLVTDRCSIHCRHCFRRSFTGKGHADLSQSECDSIIGYIENHKEIQEVLLTGGDPLTLGDSSLLEILKRFRTVRDDLIIRLATRIPAVYPRRINPDLLREIGRLSPLWMVIQFNHPEELTPESRRALRIIREAGIPMVNQTVLLKAVNDDSDILARLFQGLLREGVKPYYLFQGDLARGTSHFRVPLERGWQIMDELRVKISGLAMPSYAVDLPGGGGKIPLNRSLLLRTTKTAYVFKNTEVDGREYEYPRETE; this is encoded by the coding sequence ATGGATGAAACTCATAATAAATCCGGTGAGGCTCTGCCTCACAACATTTCTCTTCAGAGGGATGAACAGGGCTGGTTCGAAGCCGAAGGTGACAAACTGGCGTATCAAGGCAATCCTTATTATCTCAACCTGGCATTACAACATGATGGAATAAGAAGACAGCTCATTCCCACAAAGCAAGAAATGATGTTTCTGGATACGGAGAGTTCTGATCCCTTATCTGAAGGAATCCACTCGCCAGTTCCCAGAATGATTCACAGGTACGGAAATCGCGTTGCTGTTCTTGTTACAGATCGCTGTTCTATTCACTGCCGTCATTGTTTTAGACGATCATTTACGGGAAAAGGCCATGCCGATCTGAGTCAGTCTGAATGTGACAGCATCATCGGCTACATCGAAAATCATAAGGAAATTCAAGAGGTTCTTCTCACTGGCGGTGATCCTCTGACTCTAGGAGACTCATCACTGCTTGAGATCCTGAAGCGGTTCAGAACCGTCCGGGATGACCTGATTATAAGGCTGGCCACAAGGATTCCCGCTGTCTATCCCAGAAGGATCAATCCGGATCTTCTTCGGGAAATTGGAAGGCTGTCTCCTTTGTGGATGGTGATTCAATTTAATCATCCCGAAGAGCTGACTCCGGAAAGCCGCAGGGCCTTAAGGATCATAAGAGAGGCAGGCATTCCTATGGTCAACCAGACCGTACTCCTTAAGGCTGTCAATGACGACTCTGACATTTTGGCCCGTCTGTTTCAGGGACTGCTCCGCGAAGGGGTCAAGCCCTATTATCTTTTCCAGGGAGATCTGGCTCGGGGAACGTCCCATTTTAGAGTTCCTCTTGAGAGAGGATGGCAGATCATGGATGAACTCAGAGTTAAAATTTCAGGATTGGCGATGCCAAGCTATGCGGTTGATTTACCTGGAGGTGGAGGAAAGATCCCTCTGAACCGGAGTCTGCTTCTGAGAACGACAAAAACGGCCTATGTCTTTAAAAATACCGAGGTCGATGGTAGAGAGTATGAATACCCAAGGGAGACAGAATGA
- a CDS encoding NUDIX hydrolase, producing MKDSQLKWKETGRVKEVWKGPIFSIDQVHRESPDGSVHPIVVCKAPNWVTVIPELPIKEGVSEVSFLMVRQFRHGSASLSTEFPAGVVDPGESSLEAAFRELREETGFSAEEMIEIGSINPNPAFMDNVSTTYLARGLKHTHELDLDESEYLEWQEQSFSHILNNMGRGEYNSAIMVQCWYWYLKYTKRI from the coding sequence ATGAAGGATAGTCAGCTGAAATGGAAGGAGACCGGCCGGGTTAAGGAAGTTTGGAAGGGGCCTATTTTTTCCATTGATCAAGTTCACCGGGAATCACCCGACGGCAGTGTGCACCCCATTGTAGTCTGTAAGGCTCCAAACTGGGTCACCGTTATTCCAGAGCTTCCTATAAAGGAAGGGGTAAGTGAAGTTTCCTTTTTGATGGTTCGTCAGTTTCGTCATGGAAGTGCCTCTCTTTCAACAGAATTTCCTGCGGGAGTGGTTGATCCAGGTGAAAGTTCACTCGAGGCCGCTTTCCGTGAATTGAGAGAAGAGACGGGGTTTAGCGCTGAGGAGATGATTGAGATAGGCAGCATCAATCCCAATCCTGCCTTTATGGACAATGTCTCAACAACCTATCTTGCCAGGGGGTTGAAACATACTCACGAACTGGACCTGGATGAAAGTGAATACCTTGAATGGCAAGAGCAGAGCTTTTCGCATATTCTGAACAATATGGGCAGGGGAGAGTATAACAGTGCAATCATGGTGCAGTGCTGGTACTGGTATTTGAAATATACAAAACGAATTTGA
- a CDS encoding cupin domain-containing protein has product MSILKNEAMKTVEVNMEGAKNVIKQTAITGAEGWDGWSMRIFTLKKEGFTPFHAHDWPHINYIISGTGTLFIDGKEQSVKAGDTAYVNGGEEHQFKNAGNDDFSFVCIVPEEGDK; this is encoded by the coding sequence ATGTCAATCTTAAAGAATGAGGCCATGAAGACTGTCGAAGTGAACATGGAAGGTGCAAAGAACGTCATAAAGCAAACCGCTATAACCGGAGCCGAGGGATGGGACGGCTGGTCCATGCGTATTTTTACCCTAAAGAAAGAGGGGTTCACCCCCTTCCACGCCCACGACTGGCCGCATATCAATTATATCATCAGCGGAACCGGCACTCTTTTCATTGATGGGAAAGAGCAGTCAGTAAAAGCTGGTGATACGGCTTATGTCAACGGTGGTGAAGAACATCAGTTTAAAAACGCCGGAAACGATGACTTTTCCTTCGTCTGCATTGTTCCTGAAGAAGGTGATAAATAA
- a CDS encoding GGDEF domain-containing protein, with the protein MNTLFLTMGITDDIDLERIIVFSEVFLQLLIFLLYWRKLANLAKSSVILWIAHLCCSIFVLQPENLVFQFYFIAIPPFLGYIDDYKNSYSRILSLISLLLYNVAIAYQTVSDIHAGVSPKIAIVGYFNQFVVGIVLISVFLLHFKINRSSLKKATEESTLDPLTNALNRRAMEVDLQIFHKNHRGKGTYLMMMDLDHFKSLNDLFGHQVGDLILKGLVNIVNRTVRSGDRLYRYGGEEFLLITQDVDEAQVLQIAEKIRENICLHSWEVLKGKGVTCSFGLAPLLNDFPIRDSIELADRALYRAKSEGRNRVCLETPSTVEGQLSSESVINKKDSAFTES; encoded by the coding sequence ATGAATACTCTATTTCTTACCATGGGTATTACCGACGATATTGATTTGGAACGAATTATTGTCTTTTCCGAAGTTTTTCTTCAATTGCTTATATTTCTCTTATACTGGCGGAAACTGGCCAATTTGGCCAAATCATCGGTGATTCTCTGGATTGCACATCTCTGCTGCTCAATATTTGTTCTCCAGCCGGAAAATCTCGTGTTTCAATTCTATTTTATTGCCATACCACCTTTTCTTGGTTATATCGATGATTATAAAAACAGCTATAGCCGGATACTCTCTTTAATCTCTCTTTTGCTCTATAACGTAGCAATCGCCTACCAAACTGTCAGTGATATCCATGCCGGTGTTTCTCCCAAGATTGCCATTGTTGGATATTTCAATCAATTTGTTGTCGGTATCGTGCTTATTTCTGTTTTTCTGCTCCATTTCAAGATCAACCGTTCCTCCCTGAAAAAAGCGACCGAAGAGTCCACCCTGGACCCCCTCACAAATGCATTAAACCGACGTGCCATGGAAGTCGATTTGCAAATTTTTCATAAGAATCACCGGGGGAAAGGTACCTATCTTATGATGATGGATCTTGATCATTTCAAATCTCTCAATGATCTTTTTGGTCATCAGGTCGGAGATCTTATTCTGAAGGGACTTGTTAATATTGTGAACAGAACTGTCCGCTCAGGTGATCGGCTGTATCGCTATGGCGGTGAGGAATTTCTTTTAATAACTCAGGATGTAGATGAGGCTCAGGTCCTTCAGATCGCTGAGAAGATCAGGGAGAATATCTGCTTACACTCATGGGAGGTCCTCAAGGGCAAAGGAGTCACCTGCAGCTTTGGTCTTGCACCTCTTTTAAATGATTTTCCTATTCGAGACTCAATTGAACTGGCAGATCGTGCCCTCTACCGTGCTAAAAGCGAAGGGCGTAACCGGGTCTGTCTGGAAACTCCTTCAACAGTAGAAGGTCAGCTCTCATCGGAATCTGTTATAAATAAAAAAGATTCAGCTTTCACTGAATCTTAG
- a CDS encoding BRCT domain-containing protein: protein MIGQYIHFSESRTIALKEQELIQLLNEARMAYYNTDIPLMTDAEFDQLEDNLREINPESPYFSTVGHEGEDSGKITHAEPMLSMGKAKTIVEVFKWMDKLGMPDDTKWTLQPKIDGLSATCFYSGGTLRYVATRGDGSVGQDVTTIADYIEDIPQSIAETDHDIEIRGELYLPKNTDYETGGRPLRNNCVGLVNRKENREDLRYVRFVSYQTARWNPSASEAGIILWLKQQGFHTVEYHEARSRADIESFYNDYLQGYRDQWLYETDGLILTVDDNSLHREIDSRWVVDHHHHYALAIKPPSASKKTRLKAVDWQVSRQGALIPVALFEPIELGGATLARASLHNRAFVESMALQLGDELLIERANDVIPYVKENLSSSMREGESFMSNLAPSLCPVCGSAVVEEGVHLKCSNLECPERKIQTVLYWVKESGMDQVAEATIRLLFDKKIIANVSDMYKIEASDLEGLDGFGDKKIYNFLTQLEKVRTMEAPALISKLGIPLVQMKALKKLGINSMDAFMAFEDETFVIGRNILTWKRNPDNIRFLQDLLSVVNVQDSKDIQTLGQICMTGKGPMGRKEIQKIIEERGYEFSSSVTGSTTILLCENPEGGSSKLQKARKMGIQLISYEDFLSE from the coding sequence ATGATAGGTCAGTATATTCACTTTTCAGAGTCGAGGACCATAGCATTGAAAGAACAAGAACTGATTCAGCTTTTGAACGAAGCCAGAATGGCCTATTATAATACAGATATTCCTCTCATGACGGATGCGGAATTTGATCAGCTAGAAGATAATCTGAGAGAAATTAATCCCGAAAGCCCTTATTTTTCAACAGTCGGTCATGAGGGTGAAGACAGTGGAAAAATCACTCACGCCGAACCAATGCTGTCTATGGGGAAGGCAAAGACTATTGTAGAAGTCTTCAAATGGATGGATAAACTCGGGATGCCCGATGATACAAAGTGGACTCTCCAGCCTAAAATAGACGGCCTGTCCGCAACCTGCTTCTACTCTGGAGGAACACTGCGTTATGTGGCCACCAGAGGAGACGGTTCGGTGGGGCAGGATGTGACAACTATTGCAGACTATATTGAGGATATTCCTCAGAGCATTGCTGAAACCGACCATGATATTGAAATTCGCGGAGAGTTATACCTTCCCAAAAATACAGATTATGAAACAGGAGGCAGACCTCTTAGAAATAACTGTGTTGGTCTGGTGAATAGGAAGGAAAACAGGGAGGACCTTCGATATGTCAGATTTGTCAGTTATCAGACGGCCAGGTGGAATCCTTCTGCAAGTGAGGCCGGAATTATCCTCTGGTTGAAACAGCAGGGCTTTCATACAGTAGAATATCATGAGGCCCGTTCTAGAGCGGATATTGAATCTTTTTATAATGACTATTTACAGGGATATCGGGATCAGTGGCTGTATGAGACCGATGGTTTGATTCTCACCGTGGATGATAATTCTCTGCACAGAGAGATCGACAGCCGGTGGGTCGTCGATCATCACCACCACTATGCCCTGGCCATTAAGCCTCCATCAGCCTCAAAAAAGACCCGTCTTAAAGCTGTGGATTGGCAAGTCAGCAGGCAGGGCGCTCTCATTCCTGTTGCCCTATTTGAGCCCATTGAATTGGGAGGTGCCACCCTGGCAAGAGCCTCTCTTCATAACAGAGCTTTTGTTGAATCCATGGCTCTGCAACTGGGAGATGAGCTCCTGATAGAACGTGCCAATGATGTTATTCCCTATGTGAAAGAGAACCTTTCTTCCTCAATGCGAGAGGGAGAATCCTTTATGTCCAATTTGGCTCCTTCCCTTTGTCCAGTTTGCGGCAGTGCCGTAGTGGAGGAGGGGGTGCATCTGAAGTGCAGTAACCTAGAATGTCCGGAGCGAAAGATTCAAACGGTCTTGTACTGGGTGAAGGAATCAGGAATGGACCAGGTTGCCGAGGCTACAATCAGACTATTGTTTGATAAAAAAATCATCGCCAATGTCAGTGATATGTATAAAATTGAGGCTTCGGACCTCGAAGGCCTTGATGGGTTTGGTGATAAGAAAATTTATAATTTCCTGACTCAATTGGAAAAGGTCCGGACCATGGAGGCTCCAGCTTTGATCAGCAAACTGGGAATTCCTCTGGTTCAGATGAAGGCTCTTAAAAAACTGGGAATCAACAGCATGGATGCCTTTATGGCATTTGAAGATGAAACTTTTGTGATAGGCCGGAATATCCTTACCTGGAAGAGAAATCCTGATAATATACGGTTTCTTCAGGACCTGCTCTCAGTCGTCAATGTACAAGATTCTAAGGACATTCAGACATTGGGACAAATCTGCATGACCGGAAAAGGGCCCATGGGTCGCAAGGAAATTCAGAAAATCATAGAGGAAAGAGGATATGAGTTTTCTTCTTCCGTGACTGGTTCAACTACAATTCTTCTTTGTGAAAATCCGGAAGGAGGAAGCTCCAAGCTGCAGAAAGCCAGAAAAATGGGGATACAGCTTATTTCTTATGAGGATTTTCTAAGTGAATGA